One Marasmius oreades isolate 03SP1 chromosome 2, whole genome shotgun sequence DNA segment encodes these proteins:
- a CDS encoding uncharacterized protein (MEROPS:MER0209507): MMSSVQSIAVLPSTTHTATVIFLHGLGGSGYDWKTTAESFQKDMDLAHIKWVLPHAPKRVVTVYKGEVMPAWYDIKGFSPAENRISDEEGMMVSMKEIMQLIEAEKRSGIPYSRIVLGGFSQGAAMALLVGLTGEEKLAGLIPLSGALPLRFKFKDLISPHATSVPIFWGHGSADTLVTYELVAKSLNLLESLGIVVRRGCKDAGPGVAFNIYDGLPHETNSFELSDFGKWLKKIVPAGRRSQERE, encoded by the exons ATGATGTCCTCAGTGCAGTCCATCGCAGTCCTGCCCAGCACAACACACACTGCAACGGTGATATTTCTCCAT GGTTTAGGCGGCTCCGGATATGATTGGAAAACTACCGCAGAATCGTTTCAAAAGGACATGGACCTGGCTCATATAAAATGGGTGCTTCCTCATGC GCCAAAACGGGTGGTGACCGTTTATAAGGGAGAGGTCATGCCAGCGTG GTACGATATCAAGGGTTTCAGTCCTGCAGAAAACAGGATTTCCGATGAGGAGGGGATGATGGTTTCGATGAAGGAGATCATGCAACTTATCGAGGCAGAGAAAAGGAGCGGAATTCCCTACAGTCGTATCGTCCTTGGTGGGTTTAGTCAAGGAGCGGCAATGGCTCTGCTAGTTGGATTGACGGGAGAGGAAAAACTTGCGGGCTTGATCCCATTGAGTGGCGCCCTGCCATTACGATTCAAATTCAAGGAT TTAATTTCCCCACATGCCACGTCAGTTCCGATCTTCTGGGGACATGGTTCTGCAGATACTTTGGTGACCTACGAGTTGGTGGCAAAATCCTTGAACTTGCTTGAATCACTCGGAATCGTAGTAAGGAGAGGATGCAAAGATGCTGGTCCAGGGGTGGCGTTCAACATCTACGATGGCCTTCCACACGAGACCAACTCATTTGAATTGTCGGATTTCGGgaaatggctgaagaaaATCGTTCCAGCAGGACGAAGGAGCCAAGAACGTGAATGA